The genomic interval CACCAATAAATAAAAATCAATACATTTTAGCTAAAACATTCGCAAATATTAGTTCAAATTTATTTACATTAATTGTCCTTTATATCTATTCTATATTAGTTAAAGAAATTCACGTTAATATTTTGGGGTTAATAGGAGCGGTTGTTCTTATAGCGATATTTCATTCATTAATTGGTTTTATCTTAACTTACTATTCTAAAGACTTTACAAATATGTTAATAGCAATGATGAAATATATTTTTGTTTTAGGTGTTCCTGTATTACTAGAACAATTATCAATTATTAAATCAGATATAATATCAAAATTATTGTATTTTGTTCCTACAAAAGCTTCTATGAATTTATTACAGGTAGCATCAAACACTACATTAAAGTCTTGGGAAGTGGTTATATCCCTTGCCTACATGATCATAGCTTCGATTTTGATTTTCATTTTTGTATCAAAAAGATTTGATAAATTTGCGATAAAGGAAAGTGGTGTATAACATGTATAAAAGTTTTTTAAAAAGTGAACTAAAGAAATGGTTTAGAGACT from Mycoplasmatota bacterium carries:
- a CDS encoding ABC transporter permease, with amino-acid sequence MNNFIVLLKGELQRMKKYNIVAASFLTVLIWIGVLQFSGQKDVTHLFPIFIFVDATTMSMLMIGVTMFFEKQEGVLKSLFVSPINKNQYILAKTFANISSNLFTLIVLYIYSILVKEIHVNILGLIGAVVLIAIFHSLIGFILTYYSKDFTNMLIAMMKYIFVLGVPVLLEQLSIIKSDIISKLLYFVPTKASMNLLQVASNTTLKSWEVVISLAYMIIASILIFIFVSKRFDKFAIKESGV